From the Takifugu flavidus isolate HTHZ2018 chromosome 12, ASM371156v2, whole genome shotgun sequence genome, one window contains:
- the LOC130535384 gene encoding transcription factor 7-like 1 gives MDNSAPPACTPACTHTVCREQPAEMSNPAPGADHDPTFDWQGFKDFLLEEENFDTILNALQIDENAHRLVHQQQLYQPTFMVPEASFGGQSVAPLVPYIYQPYGTPPAPFGGQYAAPMFTYPNYAASVSTADLGPLAPPSSTATAPRGKRSRKKEAIPGEPNVYVKKPPNAFMIFLKEQRRLVAPELKASGSKATTAYLGTMWKSLPSSEKEKYYKESEKQRLLHKEQNPDWSPKDNYGKKIRRTRKRKRGENEEKEENEQMQMKLSTP, from the exons ATGGACAACAGCGCGCCACCTGCATGCACacctgcatgcacacacacagtctgcagAGAACAACCTGCTGAGATGAGCAACCCTGCTCCCGGAGCAGACCATGACCCAACATTCGACTGGCAGGGTTTCAAAGATTTTCTCCTTGAGGAGGAAAATTTTGACACAATTTTGAATGCATTACAAATAGATGAGAATGCTCATAGACTAGTGCACCAACAACAG TTGTATCAGCCTACTTTTATGGTCCCTGAAGCATCCTTTGGTGGCCAGTCTGTTGCTCCTCTAGTCCCA TACATTTATCAGCCTTATGGGACCCCCCCAGCACCCTTTGGTGGCCAGTATGCTGCTCCTATGTTCACA TATCCCAATTATGCAGCATCAGTTTCCACTGCAGACTTGGGCCCGCTGGCTCCCCCCAGCTCCACTGCAACTGCTCCACGAGGCAAAAGGTCACG aaaaaaagaagcaattcCAGGAGAGCCAAACGTTTATGTTAAGAAGCCTCCTAATGCCTTCATGATTTTCCTCAAAGAGCAGAGAAGACTTGTGGCACCAGAACTGAAAGCCTCAGGGAGCAAGGCCACCACTGCCTACCTGGGGACCATG TGGAAGTCTCTGCCAAGCAGcgaaaaagagaaatattacAAGGAATCAGAAAAACAGAGGCTTCTCCACAAAGAGCAGAACCCAGACTGgtcccctaaagacaactat GGCAAGAAGATCAGAAGGACCAGAAAAAGGAAACGTGGTGAAA atgaagaaaaagaagaaaatgagcagATGCAAATGAAGTTGTCAACGCCTTGA